The Glycine soja cultivar W05 chromosome 19, ASM419377v2, whole genome shotgun sequence genomic sequence GTCCATACTACCATAAAATAGATGGTGAACATTTGTTTTAAGTAAAACCAATCTTAATTTTCAACGTATGGCTATTTCTTTTACACTCTCATTTGATACGGCCACTAttgatatgtatatataattttgaagtgCAAGATGATCATCACTTTATCTCATATAATAGCATATCATATTGGGTAATGCATTCCAACAGAGTCTAAGTTTCTGTATATCAATACCCACCAATCATTATTTGTACTTTTACCATGCCATTCAAAACCAGAAAAAGAATGTCAGTGTGAACAGTTAGATCATTATCCTTTATGTCTCCAAAACATAGCATAGCTAAGATACAGGTCATGAgcaaattaatcatcaaataataagatTCCCAAGGAGTCATAGTACATGTTATAATCTGAAAATTGTAGTCAAAGAAGAAATACACAATTAAGTAAACATGAACTTATTGTTTTTGTAAGCAGGGTAAACCTAGAAATTATGGAAACTAGTTTACTTGAGTTCATCTAGCATATAGACCCCACACCGGAGTAAGATTAGAATTTTAAACGGTTGCCTCACATCAGGCATTCAAGTCTTCTATAGAATCAAACAATGTACAACTCACCTCCACACGACAAAAAACTCGACAACAAGGCGACAAGTCTATCGCAGTAGAGGTTCCCGGATTTAGTCGAAGAATTCACAACCAAACACGCCGATCAGATACGCCTCCATTAGTTTCTACCAACTGTAACGCACGGTTATTACCACCTGCAGACACAAGTACCAAATTGGCGGCTTTTGCCACCCCCTCCATGAATACCGACACAAAACCTCCCAATCTGTGACCCCCCAAGATTCCATCCAGTCATGACCAATCCCCAGAAAATTAGAGGAAGCCCCAACGCCACGAAACCACTGATTCCCACCCGGAATTACAGACAATTACATTACTATTGCCGCCCCCAAAGTGACATCATGATTAATGTCAGTCACAAGAAGCCGAcagagaagtttatccaaatagaCCGTTACCACCACAAGGtagttaactaattaattactcCAAATCCACCAGAACTTTATCCATCATGACTTCTGTAGCTTTTGAATCTGCAGACTTAAAACTCTAGACTCCAATACCACCAATTAGCAACACCAAATTAATTACCAATAACCCTAAACACAAAATTACCAACTAAGACCCTGACCAAACATGAACTTCACATTCACAAGACAACAAGGAGACAGTGACACATACCAGAAAAAGACCAAAGAGCACTATACTATACTATtaccatcatcatcatatgAAACCCAAATTCAATCAATGAATCAATCATCTCCAGTTGGAAACAGAGTAAGAACCTTTCTACCTCCAGAGGCAGCATTAGCAGACTCCATGTCCTCCACATAACCACTCACAGGGTGGTGGTTGTTGTGCACAGGACCACCACCACCCCCTATCCTCTGAAGATTCGGCCTAGACATAAACGGGTTCTCGAAGTGCCCGTTCGGCGGCGACCCGAAATGCCCCACCTGCCGGTGGTACTGCGCCGCGGCCGCCATCTGCTGCTGctgttggtggtggtggagcGCCGGCACGAACGGCAGGAAATGATCCGAATTCGGCCTCGCGGCCGGGTGCAAGAAATGCGCCGGCACCGGCGAGCTGGCGAACAAATGGTCGGTGGCGGGGTCGGCGACGGCACCGGAGGCGCCGCCAGGACCGGCGGAGGATATCCCCTGCATGCGCTTGAGGTAAAGACGGTACTTCTGCAAGTGACTAGCGACGTTTTCGCGGGTCAAACCGTCGACGCTCATGAGCTGCATTATGGTCTTGGGAACGGCGTTTTTGATGCCGAGGTGAGCGACGGCGTCGACGAAGCGCTTGTGGAGCTGTGGGGTCCACACGAGGCGGGGCCGTTTTAGGGTACGCGCCGGCTCCTCGCCGGCGGTGCCGGAGCCGAGCTCACCGGAGTCGGCGAACTCGGCGGAGgtgggttgttgttgttgttgttgctgctgctgctgctgctgttgcGGGTTAGGGAGCGAGGAAGGGTTCGAAGGTTGTTGTAGTTGCGGTGGTTGTTGgttttggtggtggtggtggtgttgaTTCTGTGCGGTGTTGGAGGTGTGAGGGTTTCGGATGTCGAAGGCCATGGCTAGATCGGGAGTAATTAGGGTTTGCGATAGAGGCAT encodes the following:
- the LOC114400235 gene encoding transcription factor MYBC1-like; protein product: MREDDSNWFSRWEEELPSPEELMPLSQTLITPDLAMAFDIRNPHTSNTAQNQHHHHHQNQQPPQLQQPSNPSSLPNPQQQQQQQQQQQQQPTSAEFADSGELGSGTAGEEPARTLKRPRLVWTPQLHKRFVDAVAHLGIKNAVPKTIMQLMSVDGLTRENVASHLQKYRLYLKRMQGISSAGPGGASGAVADPATDHLFASSPVPAHFLHPAARPNSDHFLPFVPALHHHQQQQQMAAAAQYHRQVGHFGSPPNGHFENPFMSRPNLQRIGGGGGPVHNNHHPVSGYVEDMESANAASGGRKVLTLFPTGDD